In Anaerobranca gottschalkii DSM 13577, the DNA window AGTTTTGAGCAGAAGAGGAAATTTCTTTAACACTAGCACCTGCTTGATTAAAAGATGAAGCAAAGTTATTAACTATCCCCTTTAATTTTTCTTCATTCTCCACACTAAAGACAACTGCCAATGCCCCTATAATTTCTCCCCCTTCCAAAACTGGAATGGAAATAGCTTTTATAGGAATACCCCATACATCATCTGAAATAGATATTTCAACTTTTCTTTTTTTAACTATAGCATTATGTACAGCACTACCTTTCTTTATAAGATCTCCCACTTTTATTCCTAAGTCAAAGGTCTTCCCAGGACTATAGTATAAATATTTTTCTAAATCAACAACACCGATAGCAACATCGTGTAAAAACATCTCTTTCCAAAACTGGACTGATTGTATAATTATATCTAATTTATTCATAAAGATATCATCTCCTCCATTTATTTTGCTACAACTAGCTGTCAAATTAATAATAACAAACAGCTACCATTTAAT includes these proteins:
- a CDS encoding methyl-accepting chemotaxis protein, translated to MNKLDIIIQSVQFWKEMFLHDVAIGVVDLEKYLYYSPGKTFDLGIKVGDLIKKGSAVHNAIVKKRKVEISISDDVWGIPIKAISIPVLEGGEIIGALAVVFSVENEEKLKGIVNNFASSFNQAGASVKEISSSAQNLAENSEKIASSTSEVKEALDKTEDILKLIDNISKQTKLLGLNAAIEAARSGEHGRGFIVVAEEIRRLSDETIKSASQVKNIVAILRELVGTMINSIHEVSAISEEQMAATEEVNALVDELVNEVQELEKFAKFL